A DNA window from Candidatus Baltobacteraceae bacterium contains the following coding sequences:
- a CDS encoding TonB-dependent receptor → MRKAFALALVAIALLVPVVAPAQSDSGEIHIVVTDAATKAPIGLARVLLDGAVMASELTSANGQVVFTDVPDGIYRARIVKRGYGSLTSKSFEVLDGRVVTVSVALVEETNGLKVIGTVSVKASATISSTSINQDSAQRRLSDDLAGALNKLSGVSVSTSGDDSDSTQTISLEGHDASQTQLTLDGIPLNAPGSAGNLRGFASDLFMGASVHMGPSLGGLGGSVNFTTLQPTLSWLSQASLTGGSNGKYNYSFAESGSFGKLGIAVQNVYRSVPSLADGDLFLDASGQDYVHDGDASYSGNLFKLRYQFSDSQTITGTFLNSARSTQLVCLREYSAPALPCGYGPGSTSDSSVQLYSLVDNALIGATQLQASVYSSTSTNLYDSLDRTVAVLAPYSSQSIPDVPDAIVPSPDPIGYSSVGKTQGFMLNATLPAKEKHTFSIQAFATSSTQSTTPLVPEAIPFYNGTTQTNYDQAQVTDTIHSNDKLSLQEAVGISGATGSGGGSVLASSGLTWRPTNADTYAASYALGGVAATAGHSTILTDPASLRFDCNGDVAYGNAPGQSPTRSSSNSARVSYTRNLKHGNVSFQLYRQVQNGILLPIYVNGKELSLANQFPFGYLAQVRQLYDSPAGCNQPLGTPFYARQLYFSTPVANMQRVYQGGSLTGYLSLGELVVQPYYNVNVSEAVGNNQYLYEPYSITISGNQLPNVPLQRAGVVFDYKAPHSILEWLADAQYTGRNNPNNLPAYTTFDAGVTAQLQTGTLTVAASNVTNTYAGVFSGPDNAVPYTTYGGYLVGTTARPLTPRTFSVTYALKFGQGATSTQTGSAFNLPRGAGGGPGGQGPGGRGSGGGGFRNLLAPLPATPPPDPLAVGAASERCTGDAQKNAEKLSGEVKAFVAQIEAAKTTAGYPATMAAPVQTDASLTYHGLGDTYAVTIVPRGSGMRGLFGCFTLHVARPDDVAQRKLYAPENVGFFIPQITFMPSVGLYFTPRPPQAGQEQFRVYKLPASAPADPFAVRAGTTCTAQAQALAKQSLQELSAHFASNAPAPSWTIVAHAAAKGTWYQLDPADPTVVAAVVMCARVAATTQDELTTRGFGGAGIPSLNYAAPLGLYVVRNRLPTP, encoded by the coding sequence ATGCGTAAAGCCTTTGCCCTAGCGCTGGTCGCGATAGCGCTGTTGGTTCCTGTGGTCGCGCCGGCGCAATCGGATAGCGGTGAGATCCATATCGTCGTGACCGACGCGGCAACCAAGGCGCCCATCGGTCTCGCACGAGTCCTGCTCGACGGGGCGGTTATGGCGTCGGAACTTACGTCGGCCAACGGCCAGGTGGTCTTCACCGACGTTCCCGACGGTATCTATCGCGCGCGCATCGTCAAACGCGGCTACGGAAGTCTCACCTCGAAATCGTTTGAAGTGCTCGACGGACGCGTCGTTACCGTCAGCGTCGCACTGGTCGAAGAGACCAACGGCCTCAAAGTTATCGGCACGGTGTCGGTCAAAGCCTCGGCAACGATCTCGAGCACGAGCATCAATCAAGATTCAGCGCAGCGCCGCCTCTCCGACGATCTCGCCGGCGCGCTCAACAAACTCTCGGGTGTGAGCGTCAGCACGTCGGGCGACGACAGCGACTCCACGCAGACGATTTCGCTCGAAGGCCACGATGCCAGTCAAACGCAGCTCACGCTCGACGGCATTCCGCTCAACGCGCCGGGGTCGGCGGGTAATCTGCGCGGCTTCGCAAGCGACCTGTTCATGGGCGCGTCGGTGCACATGGGACCGTCGCTGGGCGGCCTCGGCGGATCGGTCAACTTCACGACCTTGCAGCCGACACTGAGTTGGCTCTCGCAAGCATCGCTCACCGGCGGCAGCAACGGTAAGTACAACTATTCGTTTGCCGAGAGCGGATCGTTCGGCAAGCTCGGCATCGCGGTGCAAAACGTCTATCGCAGCGTCCCGAGCCTGGCCGACGGCGATCTCTTTCTCGACGCCAGCGGACAAGATTACGTCCACGACGGCGATGCGAGCTATTCGGGCAACCTGTTCAAGCTGCGCTATCAGTTCAGCGATTCGCAGACGATCACCGGGACGTTTTTGAACTCGGCGCGCAGCACGCAGCTCGTCTGCCTGCGCGAGTATTCGGCGCCGGCGTTGCCCTGCGGCTATGGGCCCGGCAGCACCAGCGATTCGAGCGTTCAACTCTACTCGCTCGTCGACAACGCGCTGATCGGCGCGACTCAGCTCCAAGCGTCGGTGTACTCGAGCACCTCGACCAACCTCTACGACTCGCTCGATCGCACGGTTGCGGTCCTGGCGCCGTACTCGAGCCAATCGATCCCCGACGTGCCCGACGCCATCGTGCCCAGTCCCGACCCGATCGGTTATTCCTCGGTGGGTAAGACGCAGGGCTTCATGCTCAACGCGACCCTGCCGGCCAAAGAGAAGCACACCTTCTCGATCCAAGCGTTTGCAACGTCGTCGACCCAGTCGACGACGCCGCTGGTGCCCGAGGCGATACCATTTTATAACGGAACGACGCAGACGAACTACGATCAGGCCCAGGTCACCGATACGATCCATTCCAACGACAAGCTCTCGTTGCAAGAAGCGGTCGGGATCAGCGGTGCGACCGGCAGCGGCGGCGGGAGCGTGCTTGCGAGCTCGGGTCTTACGTGGCGTCCGACCAACGCCGACACGTACGCGGCGTCCTATGCGCTCGGTGGCGTTGCCGCGACGGCGGGACACTCGACGATTCTCACCGATCCGGCGTCGCTGCGCTTCGATTGCAACGGCGACGTGGCTTACGGAAACGCGCCGGGTCAGTCACCAACTCGAAGCTCGTCGAACTCCGCGCGGGTGAGCTACACGCGCAATCTCAAGCACGGCAACGTGTCGTTTCAATTGTATCGGCAAGTGCAAAACGGCATTCTGCTGCCCATTTACGTAAACGGTAAGGAGCTGTCGCTCGCGAATCAGTTCCCGTTTGGCTATCTGGCCCAAGTGCGGCAGCTCTACGATTCGCCGGCCGGATGCAATCAGCCGTTGGGAACGCCGTTCTATGCGCGGCAGCTGTACTTTTCGACGCCCGTTGCGAACATGCAGCGCGTCTATCAAGGCGGTTCGCTTACGGGATACCTTTCGCTCGGCGAGCTCGTCGTTCAGCCGTATTACAACGTCAACGTCTCCGAGGCGGTCGGCAACAACCAGTACCTGTACGAACCCTATTCGATTACGATTTCGGGTAATCAACTGCCGAACGTGCCGTTGCAGCGCGCCGGCGTCGTCTTCGACTACAAAGCGCCGCACTCGATACTCGAGTGGCTGGCCGACGCGCAGTACACCGGCCGCAACAACCCCAACAACCTTCCTGCCTACACGACGTTTGACGCCGGCGTGACGGCGCAGTTGCAAACCGGCACGCTGACCGTTGCGGCCAGCAACGTCACCAACACGTACGCCGGCGTGTTCTCGGGTCCGGACAACGCCGTGCCCTACACCACGTATGGCGGCTACCTGGTCGGCACGACCGCGCGGCCGCTGACGCCGCGCACCTTTTCGGTGACGTACGCGCTGAAGTTCGGGCAAGGCGCGACGTCGACGCAAACCGGCTCGGCATTTAATCTGCCGCGCGGTGCCGGCGGTGGGCCTGGCGGTCAAGGTCCGGGCGGCCGCGGTTCGGGCGGCGGGGGTTTCCGCAACCTCTTGGCACCGTTGCCCGCCACGCCGCCGCCCGATCCGCTAGCGGTGGGCGCCGCCTCGGAGCGCTGCACCGGCGACGCACAAAAGAACGCCGAGAAGCTGTCGGGTGAAGTCAAAGCCTTCGTCGCGCAAATTGAGGCCGCGAAAACCACGGCGGGTTATCCGGCGACGATGGCGGCACCCGTGCAGACCGATGCGAGCCTCACGTATCACGGTTTGGGCGACACCTACGCCGTGACGATCGTGCCGCGCGGAAGCGGCATGCGCGGGCTGTTCGGCTGCTTCACCTTGCACGTCGCGCGTCCCGATGACGTCGCGCAGCGTAAGCTGTACGCGCCCGAAAACGTCGGCTTCTTCATTCCGCAGATCACGTTCATGCCCAGCGTCGGCCTCTACTTTACGCCGCGGCCGCCGCAAGCGGGACAAGAACAGTTCCGCGTGTACAAGCTGCCGGCGTCAGCGCCGGCCGATCCGTTCGCCGTGCGCGCGGGTACGACGTGCACCGCGCAAGCGCAGGCGCTCGCGAAGCAGTCGCTCCAAGAACTGAGCGCGCACTTTGCGAGCAACGCCCCGGCGCCGAGTTGGACGATCGTCGCGCACGCCGCGGCGAAGGGAACGTGGTATCAGCTCGATCCCGCCGATCCGACGGTAGTGGCCGCCGTCGTCATGTGCGCGCGCGTTGCGGCCACAACGCAGGATGAGCTCACCACGCGCGGTTTCGGCGGCGCCGGGATTCCGTCGCTGAACTACGCCGCGCCGCTGGGTCTCTACGTGGTCCGCAACAGGTTGCCAACCCCTTAG
- a CDS encoding DNA-3-methyladenine glycosylase I — protein MSEDFVPDVIEPKSPNDYFEVMTRAVFQAGVAWKQIAAHWDAYRAAFAGFDPSVVARYDDLDVERVLQTPGILRMPRKVHATIKNARELTRIQSQDGGIAAYLRSFESYAAFAKDFKKRFAFMGDMNVWYFLFRVGEPVPRFETWVTSIPGTHPRMREMVERARELGRSKEF, from the coding sequence CTGAGCGAAGATTTCGTACCCGACGTCATCGAGCCGAAAAGTCCGAACGACTACTTCGAAGTGATGACGCGCGCCGTCTTTCAGGCGGGCGTTGCCTGGAAACAGATTGCGGCCCATTGGGACGCTTATCGCGCGGCCTTCGCGGGCTTCGATCCGTCCGTCGTGGCACGCTACGACGATCTCGACGTCGAACGCGTCCTTCAAACGCCGGGCATTTTACGCATGCCGCGCAAGGTGCACGCCACGATCAAAAACGCGCGGGAACTCACGCGCATCCAAAGCCAAGACGGTGGAATCGCTGCCTACCTGCGCAGCTTCGAGTCGTACGCGGCGTTCGCAAAAGATTTCAAGAAGCGGTTTGCGTTCATGGGCGATATGAACGTTTGGTACTTTCTGTTTCGCGTGGGCGAACCCGTACCGCGGTTCGAGACGTGGGTAACGAGCATTCCGGGGACACACCCTCGGATGCGCGAGATGGTCGAACGAGCGCGAGAACTCGGCCGCTCGAAAGAATTTTAG